A DNA window from Camelina sativa cultivar DH55 chromosome 17, Cs, whole genome shotgun sequence contains the following coding sequences:
- the LOC104755028 gene encoding protein STRICTOSIDINE SYNTHASE-LIKE 3-like produces MNMAMNRVAKIFLVFAIYCALDPFNHSSISKFPNFKTYKIDMPPLSSLPKERDRLNLLQNSQIRFLNEVQGPESIAFDPLGRGPYTGVADGRILFWNGSLWSDFAYTSINRSKELCDLKPSLLDYLKDEHICGRPLGLRFDKKTGDLYIADAYLGIMKVGPEGGLATSLTTEADGVPLRFTNDLDVDEEGNVYFTDSSSVFQRRKFMLLIVSGEDTGRVLKYNPKTKETTTLVRNLQFPNGVSLGKDGSFFIFCEGSIGRLRKYWLKGEKAGTSEVVALLHGFPDNIRTNKDGDFWVAVHGHRNIFTHVMAHYPRVRKFFLKLPISVKFQYLLQVGGWPHGVVVKYSEEGKVLKVLEDSQGKVVKAVSEVEEKDGKLWMGSVLMSFIAVYDLP; encoded by the exons atgaacatggCTATGAACAGAGTAGCCAAGATCTTTCTCGTCTTTGCGATCTACTGCGCTCTCGATCCCTTCAATCACAGCTCTATTTCCAAGTTCCCAAACTTTAAAACTTACAAGATTGACATGCCTCCTTTATCTTCGCTTCCCAAGGAGAGAGACCGTCTCAATCTGTTACAGAATTCGCAGATCAGGTTTCTTAACGAGGTTCAAGGTCCTGAGAGTATCGCTTTCGATCCGCTAGGTCGTGGTCCTTATACCGGTGTCGCCGACGGTCGGATTCTCTTTTGGAATGGCTCTCTTTGGTCCGATTTCGCATATACTTCGATCAATCG GTCAAAAGAGCTATGTGATCTAAAGCCATCACTTTTGGATTACTTGAAGGATGAACATATCTGTGGTAGACCTTTGGGTCTTCGATTCGATAAGAAAACTGGGGATTTGTACATTGCAGATGCGTATTTGGGGATCATGAAGGTTGGTCCTGAAGGAGGTTTGGCAACTTCTCTTACAACTGAGGCAGATGGTGTGCCTTTGAGATTTACCAATGATCTTGACGTTGATGAAGAAGGCAATGTTTACTTTACTGATAGCAGCTCTGTTTTCCAACGGAG GAAATTCATGCTTTTGATTGTCTCGGGGGAAGACACCGGGAGGGTGTTGAAATACAATCCAAAAACAAAGGAGACTACCACTCTTGTGAGAAACCTACAGTTTCCTAATGGTGTATCCCTTGGCAAAGACGGCTCCTTTTTCATCTTTTGTGAAGGATCAATTGGAAG ATTACGGAAATACTGGttaaaaggggaaaaagcaGGAACCTCAGAGGTGGTAGCTCTATTACATGGGTTCCCAGACAACATCCGGACAAACAAAGATGGGGATTTCTGGGTGGCTGTGCACGGCCACCGCAACATATTCACACATGTGATGGCTCATTACCCGAGGGTGAGGAAGTTTTTTCTGAAGCTGCCGATATCAGTGAAGTTCCAGTACTTACTGCAGGTAGGTGGTTGGCCTCATGGTGTGGTTGTCAAGTACAGTGAAGAAGGAAAAGTGTTGAAGGTGTTGGAAGATAGTCAAGGGAAAGTGGTGAAGGCAGTAAGTGAAGTGGAGGAGAAAGATGGGAAGCTTTGGATGGGAAGTGTATTGATGTCTTTCATTGCTGTATATGACTTgccttag
- the LOC104755029 gene encoding succinate dehydrogenase subunit 6, mitochondrial-like has protein sequence MGDSESFVGKNWNGFKGFWNDRLSFFDNYTRFTKRDEPLPSWSSSDVEEFIASDPVHGPTLKTAREAVTFGVAGAALGAVSTAAIAWKYSRVPHGAALSFLGGGLFGWTFGQEIANHTMQLYKLDTMAAQVKFMEWWERKSQGRS, from the exons atgggagaTTCGGAGTCATTCGTTGGGAAAAATTGGAATGGATTCAAGGGTTTCTGGAATGATAGGCTCTCTTTCTTCGATAATTACACGAGGTTCACCAAACGCGACGAGCCTCTTCCTTCTTGGTCTTCCTCCGACGTCGAGGAGTTCATTGCCTCTGATCCTGTTCATGGCCCTACC CTGAAAACTGCTAGGGAAGCTGTGACCTTTGGTGTTGCTGGAGCTGCTCTTGGAGCTGTTTCTACTGCTGCTATTGCCTGGAAATACTCCAGGGTTCCACATG GTGCTGCATTGTCGTTCTTAGGAGGAGGCTTGTTTGGTTGGACGTTTGGGCAAGAAATCGCAAACCACACGATGCAACTCTATAAGTTGGACACAATGGCAGCCCAAGTTAAGTTCATGGAATGGTGGGAACGCAAGAGTCAAGGAAGGTCCTGA
- the LOC104759119 gene encoding cysteine desulfurase 1, chloroplastic — IHYLSAKATDEFELARKKVARFINASDSKEIVFTRNATEAINLVAYSWGLLNLKPGDEVILTVAEHHSCIVPWQLVSEKTGAVLKYVMLNEDEVPDIDKLREMISPKTKLVAVHHVSNVLASCLPIEEIVVCAHNVGAKVLVDACQSVPHMVVDVQKLNADFLVASSHKMCGPTGIGFLYGRSDLLQSMPPFLGGGDMISDVFLDHSTYAEPPSRFEAGTPAIGEAIALGAAIDYLSEIGMPKIHEYEVELGKYLYEKLSSLPDVRIYGPRPSESVHRGALSSFNVEGLHPTDLATFLDQQHGVAIRSGHHCAQPLHRYLGVNASARASLYFYNTKEDVDSFVVALADTVSFFNSFK, encoded by the exons ATACACTATTTAAGTGCCAAGGCTACTGATGAATTTGAGTTGGCTAGGAAAAAGGTTGCTCGTTTCATCAATGCTTCGGATAGTAAAGAGATCGTTTTCACTAGGAATGCAACTGAAGCTATTAATCTTGTAGCTTATTCATGGGGTCTTTTGAATCTCAAACCTGGAGACGAG GTTATTCTTACTGTGGCCGAACATCATAGTTGCATTGTTCCTTGGCAATTAGTATCTGAAAAGACTGGAGCAGTTCTTAAGTATGTGATGTTGAATGAAGATGAAGTCCCAGACATTGACAAGTTGAGAGAAATGATTTCTCCAAAGACAAAGCTTGTCGCTGTTCATCATGTTTCAAATGTCCTTG CATCTTGTCTTCCCATTGAAGAGATTGTGGTCTGTGCACACAACGTTGGAGCGAAAGTTCTTGTGGATGCTTGTCAAAGTGTTCCTCACATGGTGGTTGATGTCCAGAAGTTAAATGCTGATTTCCTAGTTGCGTCTTCTCACAAG ATGTGTGGACCTACAGGCATTGGGTTTTTATATGGTAGGAGTGATCTTCTCCAATCCATGCCTCCGTTCTTAG GTGGCGGAGATATGATCTCAGATGTATTTCTTGATCATTCAACTTATGCAGAACCTCCATCCAG ATTTGAAGCTGGAACACCCGCAATAGGAGAAGCGATTGCCCTTGGAGCAGCAATTGATTATTTGTCAGAGATTGGCATGCCGAAAATCCATGAATATGag GTAGAGCTTGGTAAGTATTTGTACGAGAAACTGTCTTCCCTTCCTGATGTCCGGATATATGGCCCCAGACCTTCTGAAAGTGTTCACAGGGGTGCTCTTTCTTCCTTTAATGTGGAGGGATTGCACCCAACTGATTTGGCAACCTTTCTTGATCAACAG CATGGAGTTGCGATAAGGTCAGGACACCACTGCGCACAGCCACTCCACCGGTATCTTGGAGTAAATGCAAGTGCCCGCGCCAGCCTCTACTTTTATAACACGAAGGAGGACGTTGACTCCTTTGTCGTTGCGCTTGCAGACACCGTGAGCTTCTTCAATTCTTTCAAATAA
- the LOC104759121 gene encoding succinate dehydrogenase subunit 6, mitochondrial-like, with amino-acid sequence XDPVHGPTLKTAREAVTFGVAGAALGAVSTAAIAWKYSRVPHGAALSFLGGGLFGWTFGQEIANHTMQLYKLDTMAAQVKFMEWWERKSQGRS; translated from the exons TNTGATCCTGTTCATGGCCCTACC CTGAAAACTGCTAGGGAAGCTGTGACCTTTGGTGTTGCTGGAGCTGCTCTTGGAGCTGTTTCTACTGCTGCTATTGCCTGGAAATACTCCAGGGTTCCACATG GTGCTGCATTGTCGTTCTTAGGAGGAGGCTTGTTTGGTTGGACGTTTGGGCAAGAAATCGCAAACCACACGATGCAACTCTATAAGTTGGACACAATGGCAGCCCAAGTTAAGTTCATGGAATGGTGGGAACGCAAGAGTCAAGGAAGGTCCTGA
- the LOC104755030 gene encoding cysteine desulfurase 1, chloroplastic-like, whose translation MEGVAMKLPSFKSLAPNAISIGHRSFSRVRRSSSLSVYSAASSSATVATNSESVSLGHRVRKDFRILHQEVNGSKLVYLDSAATSQKPAVVLDALQNYYEFYNSNVHRGIHYLSAKATDEFELARKKVARFINASDSKEIVFTRNATEAINLVAYSWGLLNLKPGDEVILTVAEHHSCIVPWQLVSEKTGAVLKYVMLNEDEVPDIDKLREMISPKTKLVAVHHVSNVLASCLPIEEIVVCAHNVGAKVLVDACQSVPHMVVDVQKLNADFLVASSHKMCGPTGIGFLYGRSDLLQSMPPFLGGGDMISDVFLDHSTYAEPPSRFEAGTPAIGEAIALGAAIDYLSEIGMPKIHEYEVELGKYLYGKLSALPDVRIYGPRPSESVHRGALCSFNVEGLHPTDLATFLDQQHGVAIRSGHHCAQPLHRYLGVNASARASLYFYNTKEDVDSFVVALADTVSFFNSFK comes from the exons ATGGAAGGTGTGGCTATGAAACTCCCCTCTTTCAAATCACTTGCCCCTAACGCCATCTCCATCGGACACCGGAGCTTCTCCCGCGTCCGTCGCTCCTCTTCGCTATCCGTCTATTCCGCCGCCTCTTCCTCCGCCACCGTCGCCACCAATTCCGAATCCGTCTCTCTCGGCCATCGCGTTCGAAAAGATTTCAGAATTCTACACCAG GAAGTGAATGGGTCTAAGCTTGTGTACTTAGACAGTGCTGCAACTTCTCAGAAGCCGGCTGTTGTATTGGACGCCTTGCAGAACTACTATGAGTTTTATAATTCAAACGTTCATCGAGGGATACACTATTTAAGTGCCAAGGCTACTGATGAATTTGAGTTGGCTAGGAAAAAGGTTGCTCGTTTCATCAATGCTTCGGATAGTAAAGAGATCGTTTTCACTAGGAATGCAACTGAAGCTATTAATCTTGTAGCTTATTCATGGGGTCTTTTGAATCTCAAACCTGGAGACGAG GTTATTCTTACTGTGGCCGAACATCATAGTTGCATTGTTCCTTGGCAATTAGTATCTGAAAAGACTGGAGCAGTTCTTAAGTATGTGATGTTGAATGAAGATGAAGTCCCAGACATTGACAAGTTGAGAGAAATGATTTCTCCAAAGACAAAGCTTGTCGCTGTTCATCATGTTTCAAATGTCCTTG CATCTTGTCTTCCCATTGAAGAGATTGTGGTCTGTGCACACAACGTTGGAGCGAAAGTTCTTGTGGATGCTTGTCAAAGTGTTCCTCACATGGTGGTTGATGTCCAGAAGTTAAATGCTGATTTCCTAGTTGCGTCTTCTCACAAG ATGTGTGGACCTACAGGCATTGGGTTTTTATATGGTAGGAGTGATCTTCTCCAATCCATGCCTCCGTTCTTAG GTGGCGGAGATATGATCTCAGATGTATTTCTTGATCATTCAACTTATGCAGAACCTCCATCCAG ATTTGAAGCTGGAACACCCGCAATAGGAGAAGCGATTGCCCTTGGAGCAGCAATTGATTATTTGTCAGAGATTGGCATGCCGAAAATCCATGAATATGag GTAGAGCTTGGTAAGTATTTGTACGGAAAACTGTCTGCCCTTCCTGATGTCCGGATATATGGCCCCAGACCTTCTGAAAGTGTTCACAGGGGTGCTCTTTGTTCCTTTAATGTGGAGGGATTGCACCCAACTGATTTGGCAACCTTTCTTGATCAACAG CATGGAGTTGCGATAAGGTCAGGACACCACTGCGCACAGCCACTCCACCGGTATCTTGGAGTAAATGCAAGTGCCCGCGCCAGCCTCTACTTTTATAACACGAAGGAGGACGTTGACTCCTTTGTCGTTGCGCTTGCAGACACCGTGAGCTTCTTCAATTCTTTCAAATAA
- the LOC104755031 gene encoding blue copper protein-like, which yields MLRSSSYCGAILITCLMVLSLSADAYKNYTVGESTGWFDIQEKPSANYQKWADSKSFSLGDFLIFNTDSNHSVVQTYDFKTYKECDYDNNEDNSTTEWSAANPSSTSPVPVSISVPLVKEGSNYFFSGAYDGDQCKFGQHFMINVTHGQGLPGLLSPDEDASAPGPGESSQSGDDEVAPDTIVPANFDHPKDIESDDDDKVVHSKKSSSSVTKSNLFSLVFMGIFASF from the exons ATGTTGAGATCTTCTTCATATTGTGGTGCTATACTCATCACGTGCCTTATGGTTCTGAGTTTGTCAGCTGATGCGTACAAGAACTACACTGTGGGAGAGTCCACGGGATGGTTCGATATTCAGGAGAAACCTTCTGCTAATTATCAGAAATGGGCTGATTCCAAATCTTTCTCTTTGGGTGATTTCCTCA TTTTCAACACGGACAGCAACCATTCGGTGGTACAGACATATGATTTCAAAACATACAAAGAATGTGATTACGACAACAATGAAGACAATAGTACAACAGAGTGGTCAGCTGCAAATCCTTCATCAACATCTCCCGTTCCCGTCTCAATAAGTGTTCCTCTTGTTAAAGAAGGTTCCAACTATTTCTTCTCAGGAGCTTATGATGGCGATCAATGTAAATTCGGGCAGCATTTTATGATCAATGTAACACATGGTCAGGGCTTACCTGGTTTATTATCACCAGATGAAGATGCTTCTGCGCCTGGACCAGGAGAATCCTCTCAGTCCGGTGATGACGAAGTTGCTCCTGACACCATTGTCCCGGCCAATTTCGACCATCCTAAAGACATTGAGAGTGACGATGATGATAAAGTGGTTCATAGTAAAAAGAGTTCTTCTTCCGTGACAAAGTCTAATctgtttagtttagtttttatgGGAATCTTTGCatcattttaa